In the genome of Roseovarius sp. Pro17, the window GAATGGCGACCACCACGCCCAGTTGATCGGGCGGAATCGCGACCTCACGCTTGATCGCACCGAACAGCAGAATTTCGGAACCATCGAACGTTGTGTCGATCGAGATGCTGTTGCGACTTAGGCCCAGAACCACCTCTTCGGCGCGCAGGGGCAGCGCAAATAGAACCAGCAATGCCGCCGCCAACCACCGCGTCATGGCTGCTCTACCACGGTGATCGAGAACACCTCGCCCGGTGTCAGCAGCAGATCCAGCCCCAGCTTTAGGCAGACCGCCAGCACGAGGATCGCCAGAAGGATGCGCAGCTGCTCGGCCTTCATGCGCGCGCCGATCTGCGTGCCGAACTGCGCGCCGATCACACCACCCACCAGCAGGAACAACGCCAGCACCACATCGACGATATGGTTGGTCGTCGCGTGCAGCAACGTGGTGAACGCGGCAACAAAGATGATCTGAAACAGCGACGTGCCCACCACGACCTTGGTCGGCATTCCCAGCAGGTAAATCATCGCTGGCACCATGATAAATCCACCGCCAACCCCCATGATCGCCGCCAGCACACCCACGGCCACGCCGACCAGTGCAGGTGGAATGACGCTGATGTAGAGGCCCGAGGTGCGAAACCGCATTTTCAGCGGCAGCTTCTGAATCCATGTGTGTTTCTTGCGCGGCGCAACCGGGCCGCCGCGCCGCGACCGGCGGATCGCCCGCAAGCTTTCGACAAACATCAACGCGCCGATGATGCCCAAAAACACGACGTAGAACAGTGTGACCAGCAGATCGACCTGACCCAACGCCTTGAGATAGTTGAACAGCATCACGCCGAACGCCGCGCCAAAGAGCCCGCCAATCAACAGGACCGTTCCCATCCTCAAATCAACAGCCCGTCGCCTGAAATGCGCCAGCACGGCAGAGAACGACGACGCGACGATCTGGTTCGCGCCGGTCGCCACCGCCACGGCGGGTGGGATGCCGATAAAGAACAAAAGCGGTGT includes:
- a CDS encoding sulfite exporter TauE/SafE family protein — protein: MQIYLPIAEVSVNAFLLLGLGGLVGVLSGMFGVGGGFLMTPLLFFIGIPPAVAVATGANQIVASSFSAVLAHFRRRAVDLRMGTVLLIGGLFGAAFGVMLFNYLKALGQVDLLVTLFYVVFLGIIGALMFVESLRAIRRSRRGGPVAPRKKHTWIQKLPLKMRFRTSGLYISVIPPALVGVAVGVLAAIMGVGGGFIMVPAMIYLLGMPTKVVVGTSLFQIIFVAAFTTLLHATTNHIVDVVLALFLLVGGVIGAQFGTQIGARMKAEQLRILLAILVLAVCLKLGLDLLLTPGEVFSITVVEQP